The DNA segment ctgGTCCCACACTAGAGCCAGACCTGCCACCACAGAGCCTTCTTCAACGCGCCACTCAGCTACGCCGCCCCACAGTAAAGTGGGTGACAAACACAAACGCGGATGGTCTCTGCAGGGAGTCACGGAAATATCTGTGGAAAGGGACATCAAGGTCTTTCCTGGGCTCCTGCTGCCGTCCCCAGTGCCCGTTTGGAGCGGGTGGGGCCCTGGCACCATCACCCACTATCAAAATGATAAGGAACCACCCGATAAAAGCTCTGCTCTCCATTAGTCCCTGCACAGGGATTGCAACCACACACCCCCGGGAAAACAACTACGGCTGCAGGAAAGCAACTGGGAAACTTTGCCCATTTCTGAAATAAATGCACAGCTCCTGCAAACGCACATCTACTCCaattgaaacaaaaaaagaaagctgcTTCCAGCCTCTAGGAATCTTCGGGGGAAGCACGCCCAGCATAGAAGTTTCTTTCAAAGAAGTGAtgcaaagcgaggcaggatcccggattgcaaaataaatgaaaaaaaaaaaaaaaagaaaaaaatcagaagttctTGCCAAGAAAGGGACCGTCAGCAGGAGGTGGGTGTCCTCCAGGATCCCTCTGCCCACAACaaaaagagagcaagagagagaaatGCATGAGCTGCAGCACCCCCCGGTTCCACGCGTGTCCGGCGTTCCCCCGTGGCTGGGAcatcccccccgcccctcccggcGGGGCCCTGCGGCTTTAAGCGGCGGCGGTAATTGCCCGGCTCCCCGGCCGCTCCGATAAACAGCGAGCCAGGCTGGCGCCAGCAGTATGCAAACTGCATATTATCGCCCCTTCTGCACCTAAATAGCAGGGGGACCTCCgcgggaagggaaaaaaaaataaaaaggcttttaAGCACAACTGAGAACGGCTCTTGGCTGGGGGGGAGATGCCGGCCCCGGGGGGAGACCCCGGGCCAGGCGCATCCCGGCCGGGCATCCCCGCCGCTGCCAGAGAGGGTTCAAATAAGAAGCCCCGAACCCCTAAAtcggggagagggggaaaaagaccCCGACACCGAGCTCTCCTCACACCGTCCCGCTCCTCACCTGGCCCACAGAGGCGGCTGAAGTGGTAGGGGTTGCAGCAGACGGTGGGTCCGTCGGCGACGCCGAAGCTCTGGCACTCGCAGAGGGGCTTCAGCTCGGCGGGGTGCTGCAGGTCGGGCCAGCGGAAGAGTTTGCCCAGAAGCAGGTGAGGGGGAGCCGCCTGGCCCCCCAGGCGTAGCTCGGTGCGGGCCACCAGCACGCAGCCGCCGGGCATGCCCCCGCGGGACTCCACCGCCTCCAGCAGACTGTCCAGCGAGCGCTCCTTCAGCCGCTTCAGCAGCGAGTAGGTGACGGccttcagctcctgctccagcagcagcagccgcgaccgcgcctcccggccccgccgctccgggGAGCCGCCGTCGGTCGCCTCgtcggggctggggggggcgaCCCCGCCGgcaccgtggggctgggggccgCCAGGCTCCCGCTCCTTGAAGAGGCAGCAGGTCACCGTGCGGCTGTCTCTCTCCTCCGCCCGCCGCGGGCTCGTCCCCTCGGCGCCCTCCCTCCGCGGCGGGGTGCGGAGCCGGGCCCCGCGCCGCTCCGCCATGGGGTCCCCGCGgggcgccgccgccccgccgcgccgctccTCCGCCTCCCGGAGCAAACTGCGCGCTACCGCGCGGATCTCCGCCGAGGGGTTTTTCTCCGGGGTTTTGCAACTGCCGGTGGCTCCGAGGTCGTGACCGCTCCTGGTGCTCCCATCTCCGCCGTCTCTGTCCGGAATGACGCGGCTCCTCCAAAGTCGCCGCACCAGCCCTGAGCGTTTGGACCTGAACATACGACACGCGGGCGGCCGGGGGTCGCGTCGCTCTCCGCCGCCACctcccccccgctccccgccgcccctcCTCCGCGGGGGCTCCTCGCTCCGCCGCCGGCTTTATCTCATCTCAGACCCGCCGCCCTCGCAGGCTGCCCGGAGCGCCCGGCGCGGCGGTTTGTTTCCCCGCGGCCCTGCCCAGCGAATCGGGGCCGCAGCATGGGGGAaggcggcggggcgggagcgcGGTGCGGGCATAGACGGCGCCGCGGGGGCTGAGCCGACGCCCGCGGCCGTGCGGGGCCGCTCCCGTGGCGGCGCTGGGGCTCGGGCGCGCCGCGCCGTGCCCTACATCGGCTGCCAACGCGGGGCcaggcggggagcggcgggggagcgggacgGGGAGAGCCCAGGGCAGCGCTCCGGCTCCACCATACGACGGGGAgcgcggggggggggagagggaggaggatgGTGCGGAGGTGCCGCCGCCCGGCGCGGGGAACTGGCGCCGGGTCCGCGCTCGGAGGTATCGATTCCCTTCGgccaaaaatagtaaaaaaaaaaataaaaaatttaaaaaatcaagaagTGAAAAGCCCAAGAGCAGCAGGCGGAGCGGAGCCGGTGTCAGCACGTGAGTTGTACGTATCCCAGGACGCGGCCGCAGCTCCCGCTCCGCTCCCGCCGGGTCCCCgcgcgccgctcccgccgccgcgctcGCTGGCTCGCGCCCGCCCGCCCTCGCTGGCTTTTGTGTGGCCGGGGCGCGCGCGCAGGGCCCCTCGCGAGCGGCGGCGCGATTGGCTGCCGCCCATCATGTGCCAGTCTAGACACTTTGGCGGCTCCGCGCGGCACCGGGCGTTGCGCAAACACCGGCTCGAGTTTCCGAGCTCTTAAAGGGACACGCACCCCCGTGGCCCCTTACGGCAACGCGGGGAGCCCCCGCGCTCCCCGCCGCTACGAGGCGCCTTCCCTCTCCCCCACACTCCCAGCCCCTTGGGAAAGGGGCTGTggggccgccccgccgcggccACCCCCGGGGCAAAGTAGGTCAtagcggcgcggcggcggctcaGGGGTTAAGGCCGCTCCCCCCGCGCCGGAGCCGCCGCGGCGGGACACACCCCCGCGATGTATCAACTTGTCCGCCGTGGCAAAAGTTCAGGCCCGGCGCTCGCCCATTGGCCCGCCGCCGCGTGACGTACGGCCCCGCCACCGCCCATTGGCCCGGAAGCCGCGCCGGCACCGCCCACTCCCCCCACCTCCTCGAGCGGCGCGGCGTGCCCGTGAATGAAAGACATTCCGCGAGCCGCGCCGCCCCGGGTCctagcgcccgccgccgccgcgggggtcagggcggcggggagcggccgcCGGCGGGAGGCGGCGTGTCCCGGGGGCTCGGGTGGGCGCCGGCAGCGCGGGGGGGAGCGGCGGACCCGGGGGAAGGACAGCGGCCCTGTGGGGGAGGCGCAGCGCCGCGTCCCGCCCCAGGCGGGGGAACGGCGGCAGAGGGATGGTCCGCGTGGGAATGGgacccccctcccaaaaaaaaaaaaaacaaaaaccaaaaacgcGTAAAATGGGGATTCTTCTTGCAGCGGGAGTTCCGGCGGCCTCACTCCCCCACGTGGGATTTCCCCAGGCGCATCAGCCGCTGCCCGGGGCCGGGACACGCTCCGGACCAAGCGACTCCGGCAGCTCCCGGGGGGTCCGGAGCCCCCACGCCGCGGGTGGAAGAGGGGCCGTCCTGCGTGGGAACCTGCTACTGAACCCAGCAGGAGCAGAGATCAGCCTGGGACCCGACCGGGGAACTTCACTTAGGAAAAAGAAACCTTGGCCATTTATTTCCCAGCAGTTGagcaacccccccaaaaaaaccccaaaccaataaaTATATTTCATCCAACAATTTTGAGACAACCTGAATGTTCAGAGTTTTCCTCTTCACATTTTTGAGTAGCTCTTGCAATAACTGAAGGTTAATGTCTGCGTTTCCCCAAACCTGCAGTTACATACCTAAGAACGGGATTTAAGTACCCTTGTTTTAGTACAGCTTTTAATAGCAGACTCAATCTGTGTGTATCAGCTTAACAGATTCCAAAATATTCCATTTAAAATCAGATATAA comes from the Patagioenas fasciata isolate bPatFas1 chromosome 12, bPatFas1.hap1, whole genome shotgun sequence genome and includes:
- the SMAD6 gene encoding mothers against decapentaplegic homolog 6; its protein translation is MFRSKRSGLVRRLWRSRVIPDRDGGDGSTRSGHDLGATGSCKTPEKNPSAEIRAVARSLLREAEERRGGAAAPRGDPMAERRGARLRTPPRREGAEGTSPRRAEERDSRTVTCCLFKEREPGGPQPHGAGGVAPPSPDEATDGGSPERRGREARSRLLLLEQELKAVTYSLLKRLKERSLDSLLEAVESRGGMPGGCVLVARTELRLGGQAAPPHLLLGKLFRWPDLQHPAELKPLCECQSFGVADGPTVCCNPYHFSRLCGPESPPPPYSRLSPNDEQKPLDLSDSTLSYTETEATNSPNITPGDFSDASTSPDAVKRSHWCNVAYWEHRTRVGRLYTVYEQSVSIFYDLPQGNGFCLGQLNLENRSETVRRTRSKIGYGILLSKEPDGVWAYNRSEHPIFVNSPTLDIPNCRTLIVRKVMPGYSIKVFDYEKSCLLQHTADLDYTDGPYDPNSVRISFAKGWGPCYSRQFITSCPCWLEILLSNNR